The Sulfurospirillum sp. UCH001 genome segment GACACCTACAAGAGAACTACATTGAGCCGACCAATATGCTACGTGAGATGAGCCTCTCTTTGGTAATGTCGCCCAATGACGATTATCGTAAAACGATTGAGGTGGATATTGCAGGGCAGATGCAAATTTTAGAAGAGCACTTTAGTAAGCTAGACCAAAAGACATACGATGTCTGGACGCAGTATGCCAAAGCGGTAGAAAAGACACGAAGTTATCTCAATGCACGTTTTGAAGAGGGTGCATTTGTGAATGTCAATACGGTTGAAAGAGAGCGTTATTATGAACTGCTCAATCGCTTGAAACAGCTTCAGCATGATGCCGTGAATCAAACCAAGCGAAATTTTGAAGAGATTAAAACCAGTGCGCAAGCCTTAAAGTATGAGATTGCCGTTTTAGTATTGTTGCTCTCGGCCGTTGTGTTTGTCGCTGGATTTTTACTCTCCAGTCATATCGTTTCTTCTATTTTAAAACTTCAAGAAGGGCTCAAAGAGTTCTTTGGTTATTTGGAGACAAAAAATACGCAACCAAAGCCCATTGAGCTTTCAAGCAGGGATGAACTTGAAGATATGGCAAAGCTGCTCAATCGCAATATTGCAAAAGCATCTGCAAACATCGAGCAAGATATTGTTTTTATTGAAGATGCGATTAGTGTGGTGAATGATCTAAAAGTAGGCAAACTCTCTTCTCGTTTGCATGCAACAGCGCAAGCGCACGAGCTTAAACTTCTTAAAGATGTGGTTAATGAGATGATCGATAACCTAGAGTCAAAAATCAATGAAGAGATACTCAAACGTACAGAACAAGAGAAGCTTCTTATTCAACAAAGTAAATTAGCAAGTATGGGCGAAATGATCGGCAATATTGCCCATCAATGGAGGCAACCTTTGGGTGAAATGAGTGCCGTTTTGATGAACATTCAGGTGCGTTATGAATTTGGAGATTTTGATGGTGCATTTTTGGTTGAGAGCATTCAACAGTGCAATAAAATCAATGCTTATATGTCTGGAACCATCAGTGATTTTCAAAACTTTTTTAAGCCTTCTAAAGAGAAAGAGGTCTTTGAGATTAGTGAGGCGTGTCAGCGTTCTATTACGATTTTGCAGGCATCACTTAAGTATCATGGCATTGAGTTTTCATTTGATATTTCTGAGAAAATGGAAGTTTATGGTTATCCCAATGAATTTGCGCAAGCACTTCTAAATATTCTCTCCAATGCTAAAGATGTTCTAAGCGAGCGCGAAATTAGCAATCCTTTCATACGTTTGTATCTTAAAAAAGGGTACAAATATATCCTCATTGTAATAGAAGACAATGGTGGCGGAATTTCAAATGAGCATATGGACCGCATTTTTGAGCCATACTTTACTACCAAATATGCAAAGCAAGGAACGGGTATTGGTCTTTACATGACGAAGATGATTATAGAGAACAATATGGGCGGAATTATCAATGTGAAAAATACAAATTCAGGGGCTCTTTTTACGATTAAATTGCCAAGTGTTCCAGAACAGAGTGTGTAAGTGAAGAGTGACATATGTAAGGGTTCCCTTACATATGTCATAGCATTAAGCTTGTGCGTTTTTCTCCGCAATCATTTTATCTAAGGTTACAAAGAGTACTTTACTCTCTTTTTCTACTTCTTTAAAATAGTTTACAATCAATTCTTTTTCATCTAACAGATTTGATGAGGTAGAACGAATGAGTTTGGCAACCTCAAGTACATGACTATGGAAGCTTTCATGTGGTTTATAGAGCTCTTTAAAGCCTTGAGTATCGCCAAAGATTTTCTGACCATCTTTTTGGTACCACTCTCCAAGACTGCATGTTTCATGGGTTTGGAATGCTGCTTCTTTGTCGTTTACATAAACCGCGCTATACGCATTTGATTTAAAGATAGCATGATTCATCTTCGCGAGTGTGATAAAGATTGTTTGCTGAATGGTATTGATATTATTTGAAGTTGTATTAGAATGTTCAATCAGGCTATTAAAGGTAGTGCTGAGTTTATCAAGTGTAGTGGTTGAAGCATCAGCATTTTCTTTCATCGCATCAGCGTTGGTCTCAAGTCCTGAGGTCTCTTGCTGAAGCATTTTAATCGAAATAGCAATTTCAGCGGTTGCTTTTTGGGTTGTTTCAGCCAGTTTTCGTACTTCATCAGCAACAACGGCAAAACCACGTCCATGCTCACCTGCACGTGCAGCTTCAATAGCGGCATTAAGGGCTAAAAGATTTGTTTTATCGGCAATGTCATTAATCATATCAACTACATTGCTAATGTCACGTGTACGTTGTGCAAGTACACCAATGCTTTGCTCATTTTGATTCACGAACTCAACGAGTGACGTAATCTTATTGATGGTGTCACGTAAATTTTGGTAGCTTCCTTTTGTCTCTTCCGCATAGATTTCGCCATCATGCGCGATCTCTTTAAGGCGCTCAACAATGGTTGTAAGATTGGCTTGGACTGTTGTAAAGTCATTAGAGCCACTGCTAATTTGTGCTAGTTCTGCATTGAGGGTATTACGTGCGATAAACTCATGCGTTTGTTTCATAGCGTTGACCGATTTGTTGACCATTTCGGTTTGCTCTTTAAACTCACCGTGCATACCTTTTTGAAGAATTTTACGGCTAAAATCTTCTTTGGATGCAGCAAAAATAGTTGATTTAATCTCTTTTGTAACCAGTTCAAAATTGTCTAAAAGGGAGTTCATATTAGAGCAGAGTAGTTTGAGTTCTCCTCCATCATTGACATTGACAATACGGCCGTGTAAATTACCATGTTCACTCTCTTTAACAATGTCAGCAAGTGCATGAATCGTTTTTTGAACTTTTCGGATATTGATAAACATAAACCAAGCGAGTGCAAAGTTTGTTAAGTTGATGATTTGAATCCAGTGAAAGCCATTATATGAGACTTCAAGAATGAAGGCAAACGTAAATGCAACGAGAGAGATAATATTGGCATCTTGCACTTTTGCAAGAGAAGATCTATTCATGAGAGAGGATGAAGGCATCATAACTGACCTTTAATTGAGATAGGGTGTTATCTAAAAGAGCTGTGGATGCTTGTATGCCACCTTGCTCTTCTGCTTGAAGCATTTTCTTATATAAAGGGGCAATCACTTCGATACCTTTTGCACTTGGTGAACGACGAACAGAGTGATACCCAATAAGTTGTTGAGTTTTTGTGTCAACAATAGGGGTAATATAGGCATGTACCCAGTAATATTTATTGTTTTTCGTTTTATTTTTAACGTAGGCAAAAACCTCTTTACCTGCTTGAACGCGATCCCATAAAAGTTTAAAAATAGCTCTTGGCATATCAGGGTGGCGTAGGATATTGTGAGGTGTTCCGATGAGCTCTTGCTCTTTAAAACCAGAAATTTGGATGAAAAGATCATTCGCGTAGGTAATTCTGCCTTTAAGGTCTGTTTTTGAGACGATAAATTGGTTCTCGTCAAAGTGAAGTTCTTCACCTTTTTGGGTAATGGACACGGTGGCTACTCCTCAGAAAAATTAAGTTATAAGTATAACGCAAAAAATGGTTCATATGTCACACAATAGAATGCAATAAATATTCCTATCCTCAAACATTACTTTGTGTAACGTAGTCTTATTTTTTTAAGTTACTTATCTGTTTTAAACGTAAAAATAGCTCCTTGGCTTTGAGAGGTTTGATTTAGTACAACATTGGCTTGCCATATCATATTTCCCATAACGCATGTGGGGAGCATTCCTTCACCTTCATAGATACCTTTTGCACTCTGTTTAAGGGTAATGTTATGAAATCCCATGTTCATATTGGTGGCAAAAAGTTTAATTTCAATACTCGGTAAATCAATGGCAGATGTTACTTTAAAGTGCAATGGCTTCATGAGTGGAATCTCTTTTGGTTCGATATCCAAAGAAAGTGTTGTTCCATCTTTAAGTGTTACTTCACATGCTTCTACATGCAAATCGCACGGTTCGGTCGATTGTACAAAACGGGTGTCTCCTACCCACCATCGATAAATATCGGACGAGTCGATCAGGATATAAGCACCAATAAGAAGAACCGCAATAATTTCAACGATAAGCCATTTAAAAAAGCGAGACGAAGGCATGCAATTTCCTTAAAATATTTAAAATGTGCAGAGTTTAACATCTCTTGATTGAATTTTTAGTAAACCAGAAGTGACAGCTACTTTAAAGTTTATGCTCGCTAGAATTGAGACACTACGTCCAAATGAGGATAGCAATTTAATGGCGCATATTACGGTAGATGGCAGGGTATTAGAGGTTAAAGAAGGTGCATTGCTGATTGAAGAACTATTGGCACACAATATCAATATACCCCACTTTTGCTACCATCCTGCTCTTGGAAAAGATGGTAATTGCCGTATGTGTATGGTTGAAATTGAAGGACAAAAGCGTCCTCAAATCGCTTGTGATACACCGATTAAAGAAGGAATGATCATCCGCACCAAAGGTGCAAATATTGACCGCGTGAAACGTTCCATTCTAGAGCTTGAACTCATTAATCACCCCATTGACTGTCCTATCTGCGATCAAGCAGGAGAGTGTTCTCTTCAAAACTATTATATGGATGTGGGGCTGTATGAGAGCCGTTTAAGCACACCAAAAACCAGAGGTGAAAAGCATGTTGATTTGGGTGCAAATGTCGTGCTCGATCAAGAACGCTGTGTGCTTTGTACCCGTTGTGTACGATTTACTAAAAACATTACCAAAACCAGTGAACTAGGTGTCCTATCCCGTGCCGATCATTCGGTTATCACCACTTTTCCTGGTTCAAAACTTTCCAATCCTTATGCGATGAATGTGGTTGATCTTTGCCCTGTGGGAGCACTCACGAGCAAAGATTTTCGTTTCCAAAAACGGGTATGGTTTCTAAACACCAAAGAAGCCATCTGTAACCATTGTGCCAGAGGGTGTTCTATTTTTGTAGATCATCACAAAGAGAAATATAAACGTGAGATGATTTACCGTTATCGTCCAAGACTTAATGATAAAGTGAATGGTTATTTTATTTGCGATGCTGGACGACTCAGTTACCACATAGAAAACGAAAATCAAGAGTTTCACGCGCTTATTCGTGGAAAAGTGAGTGAATACGAATACGCTGAGGGAAAATTATTGCGTTTACTCAAACGCCATTTAGGAAAAACTCTTTTTCTTTTAGGCTCAAATCTTAGTTTAGAAGAGATGGTGCGTGTTCAAAAACTTGCAAAACTGTATGAAATTATGCTCAATGCATATGAGCCTGAACGCTTTGATGTCAGTTTTGGCGATGACTTTTTAAAATGCAATGATCGTTCTGCCAATGGACGCTCTTTCCCACTTTTAGGCATCGATGAGAGCAAAGAGGGATTAGAGCAAGCGTTACAAATGGCCGAATTGGTTGTGCTCATTGGTCGGAGCGATGCTAAAATGATCAAAGAGATGGGGTATGCAAAAAACATTGCCATTTTATGTTCTCAGTGTGAAGTGAGTTGTAAAGAGGTAGAGTTGGTTCTTCCTATGGCATCACATACCAGACGAGAAGGCAGTTTCATTAATATTGATGGCTATATCCAATACAGTTCATGTGTGATTAAAAGTGAAAATGCTCATAAAACATTGCTGGCGATTGTAGCTCAAATTTTAGGTGATACAGTGACGACATGCCAAGCAGTGTGGGAAGCTGAACTTTTCTTTTATGAAGTGCTCAAAGGTATCTCCTTTGCATCACTTAAAGATACGCCAAAGATAACACTATGAGTACTCTAAGCATTGCTGTCGTTATCATCAATGTTGTTTTAACACTGCTTTTTTCTTTGGGTGCCGCGCCGATTTTAGTGTGGATAGAACGCCGTGTTGCTGGACTCATTCAAGATCGTTTAGGACCCAATCGTTGTCATATTAATGGTATCCGTTTAGGCGGGCTCATTCAGTCATTTGCCGATATGCTCAAACTGGTTTTTAAAGAGGATTTTAAAGCCAAGGCGATTCAAGAAGGTTTCTTCTTCTCATTAGCACCCGTCATTGTTTTTGCCTCAGCCTTTTTAAGTTTCATGGTAATGCCTTTTGCAGATGATCTTCTCATCAATGGTGAGCGTTTTATTATGCAGGGATTGCCGATGGATCTGGGTATTTTGTGGTTTTTAGCGCTTGCAGGGCTAAGTGTCTATGGCATTATGCTGGG includes the following:
- a CDS encoding PAS domain-containing protein, coding for MSITQKGEELHFDENQFIVSKTDLKGRITYANDLFIQISGFKEQELIGTPHNILRHPDMPRAIFKLLWDRVQAGKEVFAYVKNKTKNNKYYWVHAYITPIVDTKTQQLIGYHSVRRSPSAKGIEVIAPLYKKMLQAEEQGGIQASTALLDNTLSQLKVSYDAFILSHE
- a CDS encoding 2Fe-2S iron-sulfur cluster-binding protein; the encoded protein is MAHITVDGRVLEVKEGALLIEELLAHNINIPHFCYHPALGKDGNCRMCMVEIEGQKRPQIACDTPIKEGMIIRTKGANIDRVKRSILELELINHPIDCPICDQAGECSLQNYYMDVGLYESRLSTPKTRGEKHVDLGANVVLDQERCVLCTRCVRFTKNITKTSELGVLSRADHSVITTFPGSKLSNPYAMNVVDLCPVGALTSKDFRFQKRVWFLNTKEAICNHCARGCSIFVDHHKEKYKREMIYRYRPRLNDKVNGYFICDAGRLSYHIENENQEFHALIRGKVSEYEYAEGKLLRLLKRHLGKTLFLLGSNLSLEEMVRVQKLAKLYEIMLNAYEPERFDVSFGDDFLKCNDRSANGRSFPLLGIDESKEGLEQALQMAELVVLIGRSDAKMIKEMGYAKNIAILCSQCEVSCKEVELVLPMASHTRREGSFINIDGYIQYSSCVIKSENAHKTLLAIVAQILGDTVTTCQAVWEAELFFYEVLKGISFASLKDTPKITL
- a CDS encoding CZB domain-containing protein, which codes for MNHAIFKSNAYSAVYVNDKEAAFQTHETCSLGEWYQKDGQKIFGDTQGFKELYKPHESFHSHVLEVAKLIRSTSSNLLDEKELIVNYFKEVEKESKVLFVTLDKMIAEKNAQA
- a CDS encoding ATP-binding protein, whose protein sequence is MKKIQIKYKLFLLFSFSFIGMLILAERSFKLSQENISNATTIFENSLNTRHLQENYIEPTNMLREMSLSLVMSPNDDYRKTIEVDIAGQMQILEEHFSKLDQKTYDVWTQYAKAVEKTRSYLNARFEEGAFVNVNTVERERYYELLNRLKQLQHDAVNQTKRNFEEIKTSAQALKYEIAVLVLLLSAVVFVAGFLLSSHIVSSILKLQEGLKEFFGYLETKNTQPKPIELSSRDELEDMAKLLNRNIAKASANIEQDIVFIEDAISVVNDLKVGKLSSRLHATAQAHELKLLKDVVNEMIDNLESKINEEILKRTEQEKLLIQQSKLASMGEMIGNIAHQWRQPLGEMSAVLMNIQVRYEFGDFDGAFLVESIQQCNKINAYMSGTISDFQNFFKPSKEKEVFEISEACQRSITILQASLKYHGIEFSFDISEKMEVYGYPNEFAQALLNILSNAKDVLSEREISNPFIRLYLKKGYKYILIVIEDNGGGISNEHMDRIFEPYFTTKYAKQGTGIGLYMTKMIIENNMGGIINVKNTNSGALFTIKLPSVPEQSV